One Pirellulales bacterium DNA segment encodes these proteins:
- a CDS encoding ABC transporter ATP-binding protein, with amino-acid sequence MIETRDLTKVYGDLHAISHLDIKLDAGDVFGFIGPNGSGKTTTMKILATLLNPTWGEAYVCGHSIYTHPKEIRRLIGYMPDFFGVYDDMKVIEYLEFFAAAYRIKGAKRRKVCDEVLDLVDLGYKRQALVTSLSRGMTQRLGLARVLLHDPQVLLLDEPASGLDPRARIEIRQLLKELRKMGKTIMVSSHILPELADICNKIGIIERGVLEVNSDVEEVMRRVRRQPILKIGVVGDNASAARLLETQPNVENVSATNGVMTVKLAAGSQDYSHLPTALIGAGFRLTLFKEEEVNLETAFMELTKGITA; translated from the coding sequence ATGATAGAAACTCGCGATCTCACCAAGGTCTACGGCGACCTGCACGCCATCAGCCACCTCGACATCAAGCTCGACGCGGGCGACGTGTTCGGCTTCATCGGTCCCAACGGATCGGGCAAGACGACCACCATGAAGATCCTGGCCACGCTGCTCAACCCCACCTGGGGCGAAGCCTACGTCTGCGGCCATTCGATCTACACGCACCCCAAAGAAATCCGGCGGCTGATCGGTTACATGCCCGACTTCTTCGGCGTCTACGACGACATGAAAGTCATCGAATACCTGGAGTTCTTTGCCGCCGCGTACCGCATCAAGGGAGCCAAGCGTCGGAAGGTCTGCGATGAAGTTCTCGATCTGGTCGACCTGGGCTACAAGCGGCAGGCGTTGGTGACCAGCCTGTCGCGAGGCATGACGCAGCGGCTGGGCCTGGCCCGCGTGTTGCTGCACGATCCGCAGGTGTTGCTGCTCGATGAGCCGGCCAGCGGCCTCGACCCGCGTGCCCGCATTGAAATCCGGCAGCTTCTCAAAGAATTGCGGAAGATGGGCAAAACGATCATGGTTTCCAGCCACATTCTGCCCGAGCTGGCCGATATCTGCAATAAAATCGGCATTATCGAGCGCGGCGTGTTGGAAGTGAATTCGGACGTCGAGGAAGTGATGCGTCGCGTGCGTCGGCAGCCGATCTTGAAGATCGGCGTAGTGGGCGACAACGCCTCTGCCGCCCGGCTGCTCGAAACCCAGCCCAACGTGGAAAACGTCTCGGCGACGAACGGCGTGATGACGGTGAAGCTGGCGGCCGGCTCGCAGGACTACAGCCATTTGCCCACGGCCCTGATCGGCGCCGGCTTTCGCCTGACGCTGTTCAAGGAGGAAGAGGTCAACCTCGAAACGGCGTTTATGGAGTTGACGAAGGGAATCACGGCCTAA
- a CDS encoding MazG nucleotide pyrophosphohydrolase domain-containing protein, with the protein MYLEKDLARGVDGTFMWLMEEVGELAASLRSGTHEERLGEFADVLAWLTTIANVAGVDLAEAITRKYGAGCPGCGNFVCTCADAEKP; encoded by the coding sequence ATGTATCTCGAAAAGGACCTGGCCCGCGGCGTCGACGGCACTTTTATGTGGCTCATGGAAGAGGTCGGCGAGTTGGCCGCTTCGCTGCGCAGCGGCACGCACGAGGAACGGCTCGGCGAGTTCGCCGACGTGTTGGCCTGGCTGACGACGATCGCCAACGTGGCCGGCGTCGATCTGGCCGAAGCGATCACGCGCAAATACGGCGCCGGCTGTCCGGGCTGCGGCAACTTTGTCTGTACCTGTGCCGACGCGGAGAAGCCATGA
- a CDS encoding tetratricopeptide repeat protein — MAISLCLCFLALPHASAVSATDELAAARHLYLTGKYAEASEAYQKLADNQAVAAAIGLARCASAQGRYDEADAVLKKVADADASAAELHAERAALAFQRGDYQAAQRETNEALKLAPDSLSARWWQAELWRAAGQLDQAEAGYKWLVDYYNDHDECTADDLHWIGLGAAQFARWRRLSEQFSFLVNELLPDTLKLDADYWPAHYEAGMLYLEKYNQPEATRELKAALAINANAAEVHAALAALALADFQLEAAGRHIDRALEINPRSLAAQQLKADVELANFQAPEAIAVLEAALKLNPLDEETLGRLAAAYAVVDGIADDGPPSERVANILDEVDRRNAHAGDFYYTLGATLDLSRRFPAAARYYREALERMPQLTAPRGALGLMCLRLGDEAEAKRLLDESFDIDPFNVRVANSLKVLEVLDGYAVLETPHFVLKFDRGQDELLARYASRYLEDEVYPLLVKRFGFEPPQKSLFEFFSRARSSDAHTWFSARMVGLPYVSTVGACAGKVVALTSPRELRKKFNWARVLKHEFVHVLNLQQTSFNVPHWFTEALAVEVEGHPRPQEWNTLLVQRVPKGELFHLDTINLGFVRPASGADWQLAYCQSQLYAQYMLKCYGDDALAKMLAAYADNLDTCAALRRSFGVEQAAFEAGYLAYMKELAAELAPRKAAGALSIDEAQKRLAAAGDDKERLGELAAESERAAAAQPHDLRWFKLLARLYLKSGDDANLANVLKKLAENDPDNLLVRKKLAQLALAAGDFVGAERWARQAIQADLWDAVAHRFWGLALAGQERREAAVEELKVALQLDPDDMEARQALEKLSP, encoded by the coding sequence TTGGCAATCTCGTTGTGCCTCTGTTTCCTGGCGTTGCCGCACGCCTCCGCCGTATCGGCCACCGATGAGTTGGCCGCCGCACGGCATCTCTACCTCACCGGCAAATACGCCGAAGCCAGCGAGGCGTACCAGAAGCTGGCCGACAATCAGGCCGTCGCCGCCGCCATCGGCTTGGCCCGTTGCGCCTCCGCACAAGGCCGGTACGACGAGGCCGATGCGGTCCTGAAAAAGGTGGCTGACGCGGACGCAAGCGCCGCTGAATTGCACGCCGAGCGGGCGGCCTTGGCTTTCCAGCGCGGAGATTATCAGGCTGCCCAACGCGAAACCAACGAGGCGCTGAAGCTCGCCCCCGATTCGTTGTCCGCTCGCTGGTGGCAGGCGGAACTTTGGCGCGCCGCGGGCCAACTCGACCAGGCGGAGGCGGGTTATAAGTGGTTGGTCGATTACTACAACGACCACGATGAGTGTACGGCTGACGATCTGCACTGGATCGGACTCGGCGCAGCCCAGTTCGCCCGTTGGCGTAGGCTCAGCGAGCAGTTCTCGTTTTTGGTAAACGAACTCTTGCCCGACACTCTGAAGCTCGACGCCGACTATTGGCCCGCCCACTACGAGGCGGGCATGTTGTACCTGGAAAAGTACAACCAGCCCGAAGCGACGCGCGAGCTGAAGGCCGCTCTGGCGATCAATGCCAACGCGGCCGAGGTCCACGCGGCGCTGGCCGCCCTGGCGCTGGCCGACTTTCAGCTCGAAGCGGCCGGCCGTCACATCGACCGCGCCCTGGAGATCAATCCGCGGTCGCTCGCCGCACAGCAGCTCAAGGCCGACGTGGAACTGGCGAACTTTCAAGCGCCCGAAGCGATCGCTGTCTTGGAGGCGGCGCTCAAGCTCAATCCGCTCGACGAGGAAACGCTGGGCCGGCTGGCGGCGGCCTACGCCGTCGTGGATGGCATCGCCGACGACGGACCGCCGTCCGAGCGCGTGGCGAACATCCTCGACGAGGTCGATCGCCGCAACGCTCACGCCGGCGATTTCTATTACACGTTGGGTGCCACGCTCGATCTCTCGCGCCGCTTCCCCGCCGCCGCCCGTTATTATCGCGAGGCGCTGGAGCGGATGCCGCAATTGACCGCGCCGCGCGGGGCGCTGGGGCTGATGTGCCTGCGCCTGGGCGACGAAGCCGAGGCGAAACGCTTGCTGGATGAATCCTTCGACATCGATCCGTTTAACGTGCGCGTGGCCAACAGCCTGAAAGTGTTGGAGGTGCTCGACGGCTACGCCGTGTTGGAGACTCCGCATTTCGTGTTGAAGTTCGACCGCGGCCAGGACGAGCTGCTGGCCCGCTATGCCAGCCGCTATTTGGAAGACGAAGTTTACCCGTTGCTGGTCAAACGGTTTGGCTTTGAGCCGCCGCAGAAATCGCTGTTCGAGTTTTTCTCCCGCGCCCGCAGCAGCGATGCGCACACCTGGTTCAGTGCCCGCATGGTCGGCCTGCCCTATGTGAGCACGGTGGGGGCCTGCGCCGGCAAGGTGGTGGCGCTGACGAGTCCCCGCGAGCTGCGGAAAAAGTTCAACTGGGCGCGGGTGCTCAAGCACGAGTTCGTCCACGTGCTCAACTTGCAGCAGACGAGTTTCAATGTGCCGCATTGGTTCACCGAGGCGCTGGCCGTGGAGGTCGAGGGGCATCCGCGGCCGCAAGAGTGGAACACGCTGCTCGTCCAGCGCGTGCCGAAGGGCGAACTGTTCCATCTCGACACCATCAACCTGGGCTTTGTCCGGCCGGCGTCTGGCGCCGATTGGCAACTCGCCTATTGCCAGTCGCAGCTCTATGCGCAATACATGCTCAAGTGCTACGGCGACGACGCCCTGGCGAAAATGCTGGCCGCCTACGCCGACAATCTCGACACGTGCGCGGCGCTGCGGCGGTCGTTCGGCGTCGAACAAGCCGCTTTCGAAGCCGGCTATCTGGCCTATATGAAGGAGCTGGCGGCAGAGCTCGCGCCTCGGAAAGCGGCCGGCGCGTTGTCGATCGACGAAGCGCAAAAGCGGCTGGCCGCGGCCGGTGACGACAAGGAGCGGCTGGGCGAACTGGCCGCCGAAAGCGAACGGGCAGCCGCAGCGCAGCCGCACGACCTGCGCTGGTTCAAGCTGCTGGCGCGACTGTACCTGAAGAGTGGCGACGACGCCAATCTCGCCAATGTGTTAAAAAAACTCGCCGAGAACGACCCAGACAACCTTCTCGTGCGTAAAAAGCTGGCGCAATTGGCGTTGGCTGCCGGCGACTTTGTCGGGGCCGAGCGCTGGGCGCGCCAGGCGATTCAGGCCGACTTGTGGGACGCCGTGGCGCATCGCTTCTGGGGCCTGGCGTTGGCCGGTCAAGAACGCCGTGAGGCCGCGGTTGAGGAATTGAAAGTGGCATTGCAATTGGATCCCGACGACATGGAAGCTCGCCAGGCGTTGGAGAAGCTTTCCCCGTGA